ATGTGTAGACCATTGCCCGCCCGCCATGTTCAGGAATTTCCTCTTAATGGCATGTAGTGTCTAGTCTTACTTTGGCCTCAAACTACATCTCTTGTCCATCGAAAGGTCAGCTGCTTGTGTAATGATTAAATTTACGTAAGATGGCGGCGCGGGGCTTGCGGGTAATGTATCTCACACTCTTGGCCCCCTtaggccattttcaaatttcgcgctacTGATTCTTCTGCGCATGTTGTATCTGACCGCTGGATGGAAggtgtgttttgttgttttatttattttgaatttggtgCGAACGAATTTAATTCGATGTTTGAAACCACTCCCATGTTATTGTTGTACCACTCCCAGGTCAAACTCATTTAAGTTTGACACGGTAGAAGCTGGCGTTTGAAGCAGGCCTCATTTACATATTAAATTAAACTAACTTCGAATAgtgctaaaaccaaaattatacCAATTGGCTGCAGGAAAAGTTGAGTACCTTATTAAACCCACTTGAGCGTTGCTATTGAGGAACTCTCTTCAGCATGTCAAATCGCTTGGGATAGTCATTGATGAACATCTAAGGTGGCAAAGAATCTAAGAGGTCACTCTCGGGATAGGCGAAATAAAAAGGATGAGACCGTTAGTCTCTAGCATCTCTTCATTACATACACAATGCGTAAATTCAACCTCACTTTGAGTATTGCAATCTTGTCTGgggtaattgtggtaaaacgttatttaagaAATTACCGAAGCTTTAGAATCATGCCGCTCGAGTTTTAACTCTTACTAGCTGTGATGCTGAAGCCAACTGTTAAATAGTGAGTCAATTAATTTATCTATTAAACATTTTGTTCCATACATCACTCCTTTCACGGGAATACATgtacccaacaaattgacctgctcctaaatgagtggcttcatagcccaGTTGGTAGGGAATTGCACAAGCATCgtggaggtcatgggttcgaatcccgttggagtcacgtgaatttttcaggtgtctccAAGAGACAgttgtataaagtaaaaaaaaacaaaaacaaaaacagcagtagaatagcaacctttgtggcatgattatggtgttgcagcaagaatccccctacaggaaggggttcctctccactaactgaaataataatctctagtaaGGCGGGTAAGTGGGGGAaatattgtgtgtgtggatggtgagttgggGGAAAATCATAGCCAAaaattagtctgtaaaatgaaggagagaaattcacaaagcaaactctcaacctcacagtggatttagcaaaacaaaacaaactctgtgtgaagcTAAAACTTTAATTTCAAAAACAGCCAGATACTACATGTATAAGAAACTAAATCAAGCAAGAgggataaacaaatatttgaacatgaaaattgtTCGATCTTAAAAAATTAGAATaataaataggaaaaaaatCCCTACATGAAacattcgttcttaaaaaaaacaTGGGAAAGGGCAGCTCCAAAACCCAGATAAAtttcatgcaaaatgaaacacagGTGCATTAAATAAGGGAAATTCAAACAACCCGAAGGTAAAGAAAAGCTGACTGGGACACCATTTGGCTCGgaaatggctgcgaatcttcaggggtagagtGCAACCGAGCAAGGGGATTTCTAGTCCAGCGCCGATCCCCTTGgccgagtcaagaaaggaaaaagaaaagagcaaCCGGAAACCCTGGAGGAAAAACAGCACCAAAACCATAGGCAGACTGACGCGACCAAATCTGGCAAGCCAATTaagcaaaaatggaaataacaTTTACCAAAACCACACTTACCAAATGTATAATATGATTActgaagcaaaattatagttaaaaataaagaaaaaaaaaaacctggttACTTACATGGAAGAATAAGATGGCAAAAATTTCCCTTCTCTCCAAACATTTGCAAAGTCTCCAGCAAACGTCAGCCGTGCTTacgacaaaataattcaaataCGACCGAAACTGCACACATGTCCTGGGCCCGAGATATGAGAAGGAGTCGATCTGGgaaccagggcccggttgttcgaaagccgattagcttaatccaggattagcgtaaacttttgtttcaagttttcaactttttggtgaaagtttttttcgcttatttttgtttttcaagattgaattcttctaatgtaaagttttgctaaTTATCAGCGTTGAGCAGCATtttggagtagagaaataaactccttggttaatttttaatctgggattagcgttaatcggcttttgaacaaccgggcccagtatGACAAAGAAAATGCCTGATGCAATAAGAGACTACTACGAAATGGGGAGTAGGAAGCCAAAGAAGGGGCAATGGCCCAGAAAAACATGGACGCCCAAGTGACATTGTGCTGCTTCTGATACACGGTGTACtgcagggcctggttgttcaaaagccgtttaacgctaatcccagattaaaaattaaccaaggagttaatTTCTCTTCGCCctaatgctgttcaacgctgatattcggcaaaactttacattagaagaagtcaatcttgaaaaacaaaaataagcaaatgaaactttaaccaaagagatgaaaacatgaaacaaacgtttacgctaatcctggattacgttaatcggctttcgaacaaccgggccctccAGGAGTATAATCATTCGTTCATCGGAATGGTTCCATGGAAAAAAATGCCACCGGGTGTATaaattattcgttcttttggatggaACCAGGGAAAAATCAAATCAGGTAAAAAGTCATTCGTTCTTTTGGGTGTTCCCAGGGAAAAATCCCATCAGGTGTATGAGTGATTATTATTCGTTTTATTGGattcgtttttttgttttatgataaaaattacgggcagaaacatacttattaaagacaacgtttcgatgTCCttatgacaccatcatcaggtcaaatataatattttacagataactcgaatattaatgtccaagattaagttcaaagtccctagaggctaggtgaaaagttttgcctttatcgagtcactttggatattcagacacggtttgtgctcgtgaataaggaacatttcatacacaagacaatcaaatttgcatgagcatttcttaagaatgcgaaacatgtcagatgttattgttcttgattgatgttgactttggctgtgattgaataTTGAACCAGATCTTTTATGCTCATCGCTCCGTTGGTAGAGATGTCGACGCCTGTAACCAACATAGCTGGCCACATTCAAATTTGTGAGAtgagcagaggtcacaacatctcagtcaaagcaaacttacatcggtctttgcgacacatcattcaaatcacgttatagaaaccacacatgttcctttagaaatgaacgctacagaaattccactgaacttagtaaatatgtatggggtttgaaagacaagaaagtcgactatcacattaaatggcggattgttaggcatgcgagatcctattcaaatgtaacgaagaagtgtaatttatgtctgtgggagaaatactatataatttgtagaccagatttggcgacccttaacaacagaaatgagcttgtaacaagttgcagacatgcaaagaaattccttctcaatagcgtaattatttaaggcttatttttagcagctcactggaaacagtttgtattgtttaaccgttgctatgcaccccagcctatagtgaattgctaccgttattttcaaaatcactgtaaaacaccatgtattccttctttttggcagttgcctgatgattgcttcgtgagaagcatgaaactcggagtagcaaataaatgtttttgacctagttcaagtctacgtatctattcaaagctctggtaaacccattgagcacttttagctgatgatcaatttatcacgtcatttcattttatatatatatatatatatatatatatatatgtatatatatatataagttaaaagaggccagtggacggacaacttctgatgacttaaaaaagtaaaaagatttaatgtagtgtaaaacgtttcggtcgtatgaccttcatcagttacagtgaataataacaatattaaaatGTATTGCATTGCTAATTAAATGATGATCAAAAACAACAACTCAAGAAAGGTTTTGAGTCGGCgtcgttttaagttgagtgatttttgcataaactatataaggaagtgttccatatgctctgGATTTTCTACCGATCGGTGTCTTTTCAAGTGTTAACtttaaaactttcttgttcagctaccgcaaaatgtaccctaaGCCGATGAAATAAAGCGCGCGTTTAGTATCAGTACCGTGACAGGCACTActggggtaagattggcccattatatctcttaaatatataagcaaGCACAGGGACttctcttttttattgtagttctcaaaacagggattagtagggaacattcagggaaagtttcaagaaaatcgttcgacaatttttcttttctgaggaatcaccttaaggtaTTTTCTTTCTCAGACGATGAGCCGAAAAAAGCAGTACGTTTCGGATAGGTTATCTGCTCAATGAGCACTCAGAGCAGAAAAGTCGctccaaaggaaaaaatgttTACCGTAATGAACCTAACGTTATATTCTTGTAATCAGTTACCGAAGACCTTTATTGTGAAAAAAGTTTGAGAAATGTGGATTTTTTCTATGTTGTATGACCGTAGGCGATATTTACATAGCCTGCACACAGGTTCGCCGTGCGTCAGTTAATTGTTGCTCAAATGGCGTTCGGTCAACAGCTAGCTAGCTCAGGCTCTAATCGCCACAGCTGGTAACCGATTAACCACATGGAGAGCCTGTGTGAAGGCTAATATTTACATTAAACTACTCTTAAAATCTTCCACTGGATCAGTACAATTGGACTAGGCAAAGCAGATGCTAGTgtttaaaatgcaataaaatacGCTGTGCTGCATGTGTAGATGAGTTAAACACTGAAACCAATGTGATCGGGTGAGATCATAGTTAGCTGGGTCTTCAAGACTTCTTAATTTTGCGGTAGCACCACTGTCAGTTCCAGTGTCGTGTTGTTCTTGGTGAGAGAGAATTTATGTTACTGTCGGAGTTAGTGCAAGAGGCCGGaacttcggaaaaaaaaaaccctgtgaGTTTTAAACGCTTCCATGGAGTATAATGCTTATGTTAATTAACAGCCCTCTAAGACTTGTTTCTGTCATCGGTTATCAAGAATCCAGGGCCTATTTTGTCTGTTATCGTCTAacactcgaaaaaaaaaaaaacaaaaaaaaacaaagacgaAGTGCAAGAAATTATCTTAGCTCAGTTGCTTGGTAATATAAATTTTCTAGAAAGGCCGTAATTTTTAAAACGACGGAAGCAAGAATTCTGCGCCAGTTGGTCCTTTGATCTTACCTGCAGCTGTCCTGCAGTCATGTTTGGCAAGCGCCTGTTCTAAGTTACGATTTTCAGCTCTAATTTCTTGAATCACATCGAATCTGTCCGAGGTTcgccaataaaaaaaaaaaaaaattagtggCTTTTCAGCCTTGCATCCGGAGGTTGTAGGTTTAAGATTCAATTTCCCACTGTGTTGTAACCCGCTTGCTTGATAGCGCGCGTGCATTTTTATATTGCTGCGTCTTACATCAACGAGAGTATATCTTGTAACGATTCTGATCGCTTTGTCAGTTGCCCTGTCGAAGTCTTTGCTAGATAAAGACGAAATATCAGCAAGTCGTCTTTCCAGTTTTTGTTATCTTATAATACATATATAACACAAATGAAGAGAAGAGACGATTTTAACGAACACCTCAATACTGGATGTTTTTATCATATGCAAGGCGCGTTCACGGGAACCTGCCTTTGCCGCGgttcaaaataaaatcaatgcTAAGAAAATAGCAAGATATTCAGCTTCCAGTTCAGCTGACTTCCATATCAAATGTCACTCAAAAGATAATTCCCCAGACAAAATGGCTAGCCGCTAGGTGTTGTAGCTTCTTGTTCAGCTAGTCGGGTCTTCAATTCGGTCATAATTAAAGTATTATGAAAACGAATGATATTGTCACAGTGGCACAATTCATACACCTTTATATAAGCGCCAAaagggttgagacactttcccttTTAAGGAATCTCGGACAAATCCCTCCCCCAAAGTCTTTCCACCTTTAAAAACGAGACACTACTtcctgtttttcaaaaaacaaagacaCCAATTAGTCAGATGTGGATTAAGATTAAGAGCCTTAAGTTTCTGACCtaaaatgtaaataatgatgatcttgaaaacaacgactcgagaaagGTTTTGAGTTGACgtcgttttaagttgagtgatttttccatagaCTACATATAGGACAGTGTTCCATATCGGCTCTAGACTTTGTACCTGTCAGGTGTCTTTTCAAGTGTTAACAAATGCGCGTGTTTAGTATCAGTGGGGTACgattggcccattatatctcttaagcaagcacggtgacatatcttttttattgtagttctcaaaacaggcATTAGTAGGGaatattcagggaaagtttcaagaaaatcgttcgacaaCTTTCTTTTTCTGAAGAATCACATTAAGGTATTTTCTTTCTCAGAGGATGAGCCGAAAAAAGCAGTACGTTTCGGGTAGTTTATCTGCTCAATGAGCACTCAGAGCAGAAAAGTCGCtccgaaggaaaaaatatttactgTAATGAACCTAACGTTATATTCTTGTAATAAGTTACCGAAGACCTTTATTGTGAAAAAAGTTTGAGAAATAATGGACTTTTTCTATGTTGTATGACCGTAGGCGATATTTACATAGCCTGCACACAGGCTCACCGTGCGTCAGTTAATTGTTGCTCAAATGGCGTTTGGTCAACAGCTGGCTAGCTCAGGCTCTAATCGCCACAGCTGGTAACCGATTAACGACATGGAGAGCCTGTGTGAAGGCTAGTATTTACATTAAACTACTCTTAAAAGCTTCCACTGGATCAGTACAATTGGACTAAGCAAAGCAGATGCTAATgtttaaaatgcaataaaatacGCTGTGCTGCATGTGTAGACGAGTTAAACACTGAAACCAATGTGATCGGGTGAGATCATAGTTAGCTGGGTCTTCAAGACTTCTCAATTTTGCGGTAGCACCACTGTCAGTTCCAGTGTCGTGTTGTTCTTGGTGAGAGAGAATTTATGTTACTGTCGGAGTTAGTGCAAGAGGCCGGAACttcgaaaaaaaagaaaaccctgTGAGTTTTAAACGCTTCCATGGAGTATAATGCTTATGTTAATTAACAGCCCTCTAAGACTTGTTTCTGTCATCGGTTATCAAGAATCCAGGGCCTATTTTGTCTGTTATCGTCTAacactcgaaaaaaaaaacaaaaaaaaacaaagacgaAGTGCAAGAAATTATCTTTGCTCAGTTGCTTGGTAATATAAATTTTCTAGAAAGGCCATAATTTTTAAAACGACGGAAGCAAGAATTCTGCGCCAGTTGGTCCTTTCATCTTGCCTGCAGCTGTCCTGCAGTCATGGTTGGCAAGCGCCTGTTCTAAGTTACGATTTTCAGCTCTAATTTCTTGAATCACATCGAATCTGTCCGAGGTAcgctgataaaaaaaaaaaaaaattaggggcTTTTCAGCCTTGCATCTGAAGGttattccttgccgccattttggaaacaTTGCATATTTGTCTATCCTCGACGGAAcaaattgatcacgtgatctaCTGTGTCCTGACCCGCCTCAatgttgaaagccgagaagaccctgggaacgaggttggcaaaTTATGgttcatgttttgcattataatagcgTCAAATTCTGAAAAACTATTTTCTCCATTcattctgtgcaccaacatggcttctgtgatgtcaggtgaaaaccatttATTGTTTATGTTAGCGTATTTTCTTCTTCAGGCGATGAGCAGAAAAGACAGTGATTCGGTTGGTTTACTGTCTACTCAAAGATCGATCAGAGCCGATTACCGGATTACATTATTCATTTTACATTATTAAGTGAAAATGTATTATGCGCGTTCAAGAGAAATGAGGGggcagagagggaggctcaaggcgttggccgggatatgttatgtccacgaaagttatttttagacgagcggaaatCTTTGTTCTAGAcaaagtctgtcttccgagacgtccgcatgcagtcttgcttcgctctcaggttcttagtaaaaagagaaaatgatggcgcacgtggaaggctgatgaatatatattttctttcaaacatcggaccgaggttggcctgcatgcggacgtctcggaagacttccgctcgtctaaaaataactttcgtggacatgacatatcccaagggctgcaccgggagcctccttctctgtcccctcattttctcttggcgcGTTTTATGCGGCTAGTAGAATTTTATTCCAAGGGGCTTGCACGGGAATCCGTTTTCTTGTACTACAGCGGTTGTCCTTCACCGCTCAAAATATAATCAAGGTTAAGAAAATAGAAGGATATAACCGGATGGTTAGCTTCCAGTTCTGGTGACTTCGATTTCAAAATCATTAGAAGAGGATTCCCCGGACACAGTGGCTAGCCTTGAGCTTTTGCAGCTTTTTATTCAATCCTTCCCTAGTCGCAACGTCAACTCGAAAACCTCATTGTAGTCATAATTAAAGTCTTTTATGCAAACGAATGATAGTGTCACAGTGGAAAAATTCATATATTTGACTATGATATCTTACTAGCGATTTCTCTTTTCAGGTATCGATGGCTGCTGAGTCGGGTAATTCGACATTCTTTGGTGAGCAAAACGTCACGTTATTTGAGCTGagtgtatctcgatcagagtgCATCACCTGGCAGCTGGTACTATACACAGTGTTGGCTACTATAGTGACATTGAATGGCCTTTCAATCATTGTTTTCTTAAGAGATCGCAGTCTTCGCAAGCGTCACATGTACCTGGTAATCAACTTGACAGTTGCTGATCTCTTTGTTGCATTATTCTCGGCGCCCATTCTGGTCCATAATCTGAGTTTCCTTTGTCTGGAGGGGGACATCTTCTTATGGAAGTTTTGGTTTGCTGTCGAGAACTTGACCACTAGTATATTAGATAGTTTGGCAATGTTCTTTTTGCACTCCTCCGTCGTAAATCTTGCTGTTATTTCGTTGGAGCGTTTACACGCAACGTTTCGTCCATTTAAGCATCGCCTCATGAAAAAGAGGACCTTTGGAGCAGCTGTTTTCGCCGTTTGGTTTACAGCGGGGATATGGGTGGCTGTGGATTTCCTATTATTCTGGTACGGTGTCTACTTGCCTTATGACATTCACAGACCTTTAGTTTTATCTTGCTGTCATCTCATTATCCTTGTTTCCTGCGCGTCCATCGCTATTAAAATGAACTGCGGAACACTTCCTCGGCGCCATGGTGGAAtcattaaagaaagaaaactgacaaagacattgttcattgtgACGAGTGTGTCTTCGATGCTGTCCTTACCACATATCGTTTTGTGGTTTGTTGCCGGCAGTGTGGACTCGGTACTCTACTACGAAATTTCCCATCGAACAATTATACGTTTAACTTTGCTTACTCTTTATTTACTTTACGGAAACTCACTCGTCAATCCCATATTTTATGCCTTTAGAATGtcagagttcaaaagagctctgttttcaGTTTTGATGTGTAGACCATTGCCCGCCCGCCATGTTCAGGAATTTCCTCTTAATGGCATGTAGTGTCTAGTCTTACTTTGGCCTCAAACTACATCTCTTGTCCATCGAAAGGCTAGGTCAGCTGCTTGTGTAATGATTAAATTTACGTAAGATGGCGGCGCGGGGCTTGGGGGTAATGTATCTTACACTCTTGGACCAGGCCTCATTTACATATTAAATTAAACTAACTTCGAATAgtgctaaaaccaaaattatacCAATTGGCTGCAGGAAAAGTTGAGTACCTTATTAAAACCACTTGAGCGTTGCTATTGAGGAACTCTCTTCAGCATGTCAAATCGCTTGGGATAGTCATTGATGAACATCTAAGGTGGCAAAGAATCTAAAAGGTCGCTGTCGGGATAGGCGAAATAAAAAGGATGAGACCGTTAGTCTCTACCATCTCTTCATTACATACACAATGCGTAAATTCAACCTCACTTTGATTATTGCAATCTTGTCTGgggtaattgtggtaaaacgttatttaagaAATTACCGAAGCTTTAGAATCATGCCGCTCGAGTTTTAACTCTTACTAGCTGTGATGCTGAAGCCAACTGTTAAATAGTGAGTCAAATAATTTATCTCTTAAACATTTGTTCCATACATCACTCTTTTCACGGGAAGACATgtacccaacaaattgacctgctcctaaatgagtggcttcatagcccaGTTGGTAGGGAATTGCACTGGCATCGTGGAGGGCATGGGTTtaaatcccgttggagccacgtgaatttttcaggtgtctctaAGAGACAgttgtataaagtaaaaaaacaaaacaaaaacaaaaacagcagtagactagcaacctttgtggcatgattatggtgtTGCAGCAAGAATCCCTCTACAggaaggggttcctctccactaactgaaataataatctctagtaaagcG
This portion of the Montipora foliosa isolate CH-2021 unplaced genomic scaffold, ASM3666993v2 scaffold_414, whole genome shotgun sequence genome encodes:
- the LOC137988350 gene encoding substance-K receptor-like; this encodes MAAESGNSTFFGEQNVTLFELSVSRSECITWQLVLYTVLATIVTLNGLSIIVFLRDRSLRKRHMYLVINLTVADLFVALFSAPILVHNLSFLCLEGDIFLWKFWFAVENLTTSILDSLAMFFLHSSVVNLAVISLERLHATFRPFKHRLMKKRTFGAAVFAVWFTAGIWVAVDFLLFWYGVYLPYDIHRPLVLSCCHLIILVSCASIAIKMNCGTLPRRHGGIIKERKLTKTLFIVTSVSSMLSLPHIVLWFVAGSVDSVLYYEISHRTIIRLTLLTLYLLYGNSLVNPIFYAFRMSEFKRALFSVLMCRPLPARHVQEFPLNGM